A stretch of Cicer arietinum cultivar CDC Frontier isolate Library 1 chromosome 5, Cicar.CDCFrontier_v2.0, whole genome shotgun sequence DNA encodes these proteins:
- the LOC101492992 gene encoding enoyl-CoA hydratase 2, peroxisomal produces the protein MADSSEFDPALALSHKFPDTTHSYTERDVALYALGIGACASDAVDEDELKFVYHENGQEFIKVLPTFAAILSLGSIPSGIDLPGLQYDPRLLLHGQQYIELYKPFPSSCHIQNKVSLAGLHDKGKAAILEIETKSYEKESGDLLCMNRTTVYLRGAGGFSKSSSPFSYSNYPLNQTSAVKIPESKPFSVFEDRTHPSQALLYRLSGDYNPLHSDPLIAKVAGFSQPILHGLCTLGFAVRAIVKNICKGDPDMIKSITGRFLLHVYPGETLVTEMWLEGSRVIYRTVVKERKRSVLSGSVVLRGLNSSL, from the exons ATGGCTGATTCATCGGAATTCGACCCTGCACTCGCACTTTCTCACAAATTCCCCGAT ACCACCCACTCTTATACTGAAAG AGATGTGGCACTTTATGCCTTAGGCATAGGAGCATGTGCATCCGATGCTGTCGATGAAGATGAACTTAAATTTGTTTACCATGAAAATGGTCAGGAATTTATCAAG GTCTTGCCTACGTTTGCTGCTATACTTTCACTCGGATCCATACCTAGTGGTATTGATCTCCCGGGCTTGCA ATATGATCCACGTCTTTTGCTTCATGGACAACAATACATAGAGTTGTACAAACCATTTCCTTCCAGCTGCCAT ATACAAAATAAAGTCAGTCTCGCAGGATTGCATGACAAAG GCAAAGCAGCAATTTTAGAGATTGAAACAAAAAGTTATGAGAAAGAGTCCGGCGATTTGTTATGCATGAACCG GACAACAGTCTATCTACGTGGTGCTGGTGGTTTCTCAAAGTCATCTAGTCCATTTTCTTACTCAAACTACCCTTTAAATCAGACCTCAGCTGTAAAAATTCCTGAAAGCAAACCATTTTCAGTGTTTGAGGATCGTACCCACCCATCTCAG GCATTGCTCTACAGACTATCCGGTGATTACAATCCTCTGCATTCAGATCCTCTGATTGCAAAGGTTGCCGG ATTCTCGCAGCCAATATTGCATGGATTGTGCACATTAGGGTTTGCAGTTAGGGCAATCGTCAAAAACATATGCAAAGGAGATCCCGACATGATAAAAAGCATAACTGGCCGATTTCTTCTACACGTCTACCCTGGAGAAACTCTTGTTACCGAGATGTGGCTTGAAGGCTCGAG GGTAATTTATAGGACTGTGGTGAAAGAAAGAAAACGGTCAGTCCTTTCTGGCTCTGTTGTTCTACGTGGTTTGAATTCATCACTCTGA
- the LOC101493325 gene encoding uncharacterized protein, whose translation MATLNEPLQYPSTRRDDSIVDHYHGVKISDPYRWLEDPDAEEVKEFVEKQVQLTNSVIKKCETRPKLNETITKLFDHPRYDAPFKRADKYFYFHNTGLQPQNILYVQDSLEGEPEVLLDLNALSEDGTVALSTYSVSEDAKYLAYALSSSGSDWVTIKVMHIKDQNVEPDTLSWVKFSSISWTHDSKGFFYSRYPAPKEGEVVDAGTETNSNLYHELYYHFLGTDQSEDILCWKDLANPKYTVGGVVTDDGKYLLLYIGEGCDPVNKLYYYDMYDQPSVLENFRSENSPLPFVKLIDNFDAKYDYIANDDTVFTFLTNKDAPKYKLVRVDLKKPNAWADVLRESEKDVLESACAVNGNQLIVSYLSDVKHLLQVRDLKTGSLLHQLPIDIGTVYEISARREDNVVFISFTSFLTPGIVYQCNLGTGVPDLKILREIAVPGFDRSEFHVNQVFVPSKDGTKIPMFIVAKRDIVLDGSHPCLLYGYGGFNISITPSFSVSRIVLTKHLGVVYCIANIRGGGEYGEEWHNAGSLARKQNCFDDFISAAEYLISTGYTQPRKLCIEGGSNGGLLVGACINQRPDLFGCALAHVGVMDMLRFHKFTIGHAWTSDYGCADKEKEFHWLIKYSPLHNVRRPWEQHPDQSIQYPSTMLLTADHDDRVVPLHSLKLLATMQYVLCNSLEKSPQTNPIIGRIDCKAGHGAGRPTQKMIDEAADRYSFMAKMLEVHWIE comes from the exons ATGGCTACCCTAAACGAACCCTTGCAATATCCCTCTACTCGCAGAGACGACTCTATCGTCGATCACTATCACGGCGTCAAAATCTCCGACCCCTATCGATG GCTCGAAGATCCTGATGCTGAAGAAGTGAAAGAGTTTGTTGAAAAACAAGTTCAACTCACCAATTCCGTGATTAAAAAATGCGAAACTAGACCAAAGCTTAACGAAACAATCACAAAGCTATTTGATCATCCTCGTTATGATGCTCCTTTTAAACGAGCTGACAAGTACTTTTACTTCCATAACACTGGTCTTCAGCCACAGAACATTCTCTATGTTCAG gACAGCTTGGAGGGAGAGCCAGAGGTTTTGCTTGACCTTAATGCTTTAAGCGAGGACGGAACTGTAGCGTTGAGCACATATTCAGTGAGTGAAGATGCCAAGTACCTGGCTTATGCGCTAAGTTCCAGCGGTAGCGATTGGGTGACTATAAAAGTTATGCATATCAAGGACCAAAATGTTGAGCCTGATACTTTATCATGG GTTAAATTTTCCTCCATTAGTTGGACACATGATAGCAAAGGATTCTTTTATAGCCGCTATCCAGCACCCAA AGAGGGAGAAGTGGTAGATGCTGGGACTGAAACAAACTCTAACCTTTATCACGAGCTCTATTATCATTTTCTGGGTACGGATCAATCAGAAGATATTTTGTGCTGGAAAGATCTTGCAAACCCTAAATATACTGTGGGGGGAGTTGTTACTGATGATGGGAAG TATCTCCTCCTCTATATTGGAGAAGGGTGTGATCCAGTTAACAAACTTTACTACTATGACATGTATGATCAACCCAGCGTACTGGAAAACTTTCGGAGTGAAAACTCCCCCCTCCCTTTCGTCAAACTAATCGATAATTTTGATGCAAAGTATGATTACATTGCAAATGATGACACTGTGTTTacatttttaactaataaaGATGCTCCAAAATATAAACTAGTCCGAGTAGATTTGAAGAAACCAAACGCTTGGGCTGATGTTCTCCGAGAGTCTGAAAAAGATGTACTTGAGTCAGCATGTGCTGTGAATGGTAACCAACTGATAGTAAGTTACTTGAGTGATGTGAAGCATCTTCTACAAGTAAGAGATTTAAAAACAGGTTCCTTGCTGCATCAACTGCCAATTGACATTGGCACAGTTTATGAGATTTCTGCACGGCGCGAAGATAATGTGGTTTTCATTAGCTTTACAAGCTTTCTAACTCCTGGTATCGTCTATCAGTGCAACCTGGGAACAGGGGTTCCTGATCTGAAGATACTGCGTGAAATTGCGGTCCCTGGGTTTGATCGCTCTGAATTTCATGTCAATCAG GTTTTTGTCCCTAGTAAAGATGGTACCAAGATCCCAATGTTCATTGTTGCCAAAAGGGATATTGTTTTGGATGGTTCGCACCCGTGCCTTTTATATGGATATGGTGGTTTTAACATCAGTATTACACCGTCCTTCAGTGTTAGTCGCATTGTACTCACAAAACATTTAGGTGTTGTGTACTGCATTGCAAATATTCGTGGTGGTGGAGAATATGGGGAGGAATGGCATAATGCAGGTTCCCTTGCAAGAAAACAGAATTGCTTTGATGACTTCATATCTGCAGCCGAATACCTTATATCTACTGGTTATACCCAACCCCGAAAGTTATGCATTGAAGGTGGAAGCAACGGCGGACTTCTTGTTGGTGCTTGTATAAATCAG AGACCTGATCTCTTTGGCTGCGCATTGGCTCATGTTGGCGTTATGGACATGCTACGGTTCCACAAATTTACCATAG GTCATGCTTGGACCTCAGATTATGGTTGTGCAGACAAGGAGAAAGAGTTTCATTGGCTAATCAA GTACTCACCATTACATAATGTCCGGAGACCGTGGGAACAGCATCCTGACCAGTCAATTCAATACCCATCCACCATGTTGTTGACGGCAGATCATGATGATCGAGTTGTGCCGCTACACTCATTGAAGCTATTAGCG ACCATGCAGTATGTACTATGTAATAGTTTGGAGAAAAGTCCCCAGACAAACCCTATAATTGGCCGCATCGACTGCAAGGCCGGACATGGAGCGGGTCGTCCAACACAGAAAATG ATCGATGAAGCTGCTGATCGGTACAGTTTTATGGCTAAAATGTTAGAAGTGCATTGGATTGAATAG
- the LOC101492328 gene encoding L-ascorbate oxidase homolog: protein MKLNFAGGVSALCTLLLCLAISLFHITEAEDPYRFFNWNVTYGDIYPLGVRQRGILINGQFPGPDIHSVTNDNLIINVFNSLDEPFLISWNGIQQRRNSFEDGVFGTTCPIPPGRNFTYILQVKDQIGSFYYFPSLSFHKAAGGFGGIRILSRPRIPVPFPDPDGDYTVLIGDWYKSNHTTLKAHLDKGKKLPIPDGILINGRGPNEISFNVEQGKTYRLRISNVGLQHSLNFRIQNHKLKLVEVEGTHTLQTTYSSLDVHVGQSYSVLVTADQPSQDYYIVVSTRFSSKILTTTGVLRYSNSAGPVSGPPPGGPTIQIDWSLNQARSIRTNLTASGPRPNPQGSYHYGLINTTKTIILSSSPGQVNGKQRYAINSVSYVAPDTPLKLADYFKISGVFRVGSISDRPTGGGIYLDTSVLQADYRSFVEIVFQNNENIIQSYHLDGYSFFVVGMDGGQWTTASRNQYNLRDAVARCTTQVYPYSWTAIYVALDNVGMWNLRSEFWARQYLGQQFYLRVYTTSTSIRDEFPIPKNALLCGKASGRHTRPI, encoded by the exons ATGAAGCTCAATTTCGCGGGAGGAGTAAGTGCTCTATGCACTCTGCTTCTTTGTCTTGCTATTTCTCTTTTCCACATTACTGAAGCTGAAGATCCCTATAGATTCTTCAACTGGAATGTTACTTATGGAGACATTTACCCACTTGGAGTTCGCCAAAGG gGTATATTGATCAATGGACAATTTCCCGGTCCAGACATTCATTCTGTTACAAACGACAACCTcatcatcaatgtcttcaacagTTTGGATGAACCCTTTCTCATCTCTTG GAATGGTATACAGCAGAGAAGAAACTCATTCGAAGATGGTGTTTTTGGAACAACATGCCCCATCCCACCAGGGAGGAACTTTACTTACATACTTCAAGTGAAGGATCAAATTGGAAGCTTTTACTATTTTCCATCTCTTTCATTTCACAAAGCAGCTGGTGGTTTTGGTGGCATTAGGATACTCAGTAGGCCCAGAATTCCAGTCCCTTTTCCTGATCCTGATGGTGATTACACTGTCCTTATTGGAGATTGgtacaaatccaaccatacg ACTCTGAAAGCTCATCTTGATAAGGGAAAGAAGTTGCCTATTCCTGATGGAATCCTCATCAATGGTCGTGGACCTAATGAGATATCTTTCAACGTAGAACAAG GAAAGACTTACAGGCTTAGGATATCAAATGTGGGATTGCAACATTCCCTTAACTTCCGCATTCAGAATCACAAATTGAAGCTTGTAGAAGTGGAAGGAACACACACACTTCAAACTACTTACTCATCACTTGATGTTCATGTGGGGCAATCTTATTCAGTGCTAGTAACTGCAGATCAACCTTCTCAAGATTACTACATTGTGGTTTCCACAAGATTCTCCTCTAAGATTCTCACCACCACTGGAGTACTTCGATATAGCAACTCTGCAGGCCCGGTATCTGGCCCACCTCCTGGTGGACCTACAATTCAAATTGATTGGTCTTTGAACCAGGCCCGATCGATCAG GACTAACCTTACAGCAAGTGGACCTAGGCCTAATCCACAAGGGTCCTACCATTATGGTCTCATAAACACAACAAAGACCATCATTCTGTCTAGTTCTCCTGGTCAAGTTAATGGCAAGCAAAGATATGCAATTAACAGTGTGTCTTATGTTGCCCCGGACACTCCTCTTAAGCTTGCCGACTACTTCAAAATCTCCGGTGTTTTTCGTGTCGGAAGCATATCTGACAGACCCACTGGTGGTGGCATCTATCTCGACACATCTGTCCTGCAAGCTGATTACCGATCTTTCGTCGAGATTGTCTTCCAAAACAACGAAAACATCATTCAGAGCTATCATCTTGATGGCTACTCTTTCTTTGTGGTTGG TATGGATGGAGGACAGTGGACCACTGCTAGCAGAAACCAGTATAATCTCCGAGACGCGGTGGCGCGTTGCACCACTCAG GTATATCCCTATTCATGGACTGCTATTTATGTTGCACTGGACAACGTTGGAATGTGGAACTTGAGGTCCGAATTTTGGGCACGACAGTACCTTGGCCAACAATTTTATCTGCGCGTTTACACGACATCAACTTCAATCAGAGACGAATTTCCTATTCCAAAGAACGCGCTTCTCTGCGGCAAGGCGAGCGGGAGACACACTCGACCCATTTGA